The Aedes aegypti strain LVP_AGWG chromosome 3, AaegL5.0 Primary Assembly, whole genome shotgun sequence genome contains a region encoding:
- the LOC5563968 gene encoding uncharacterized protein LOC5563968, translated as MRFGSERCIYCLGAILAINQIGQLCSGEITEQKFDAAQSNQGQIPDDGGGSGSNKVLSRKRRFLQFPEGSSFQVVYDQTIPVVGSTLLFTVGVTVALAYQLPSISVFEISKMLREQVEEGVHLRRKDENVNTTTLVDTSTSKYEQSNKHSYYYNNPYGNSLYQPANGTKNIFGYYNNLQQQNQQAQMGYNNRIKYYTSSNDSRYEAYQNNANKWPQNPSFSLKDLPPNFLSPYNHTKNDWNSLISRYFLNWVRKHPPNYHLSKKRFYPVFGKRSIEEHTHPEDKFFLSHHRSTRHDLYLQIEKFLDAKGKHGHHCVLRALCESGQRRNANEPDSFLKEILKAVFSLPTTHETPIHHKHRMYDEAHGHEGDCAEKFSFCQDSIWSDSFIF; from the exons ATGAGATTCGGTTCAGAAAGGTGTATTTATTGCCTGGGAGCAATTCTGGCAATCAATCAGATTGGACAGCTGTGTTCAGGGGAGATAACGGAACAGAAGTTTGATGCAGCTCAATCAAATCAAGGACAAATCCCGGACGATGGAGGAGGAAGTGGAAGTAACAAAGTTCTATCGAGAAAAAGACGTTTCCTGCAGTTTCCAGAAGGCAGCTCGTTTCAAGTTG TGTACGATCAAACCATTCCAGTGGTGGGGAGCACTCTTTTATTCACAGTCGGTGTAACGGTTGCTCTTGCCTATCAGTTGCCCAGTATATCCGTTTTTGAAATATCGAAAATGTTACGAGAGCAAGTCGAAGAAGGAGTACACTTACGACGAAAAGACGAAAATGTCAATACAACTACGCTGGTCGACACTAGTACGAGTAAATATGAGCAAAGTAATAAGCACTCGTATTACTACAACAATCCTTATGGAAACAGCTTATACCAGCCGGCAAATGGGACGAAGAACATTTTTGGTTATTACAACAATTTGCAACAACAAAATCAACAAGCACAAATGGGTTACAACAATCGAATAAAATACTATACTAGCTCCAATGATAGCAGATATGAAGCATACCAGAACAACGCAAACAAATGGCCGCAAAATccatcattttcattgaaagatTTGCCGCCAAATTTTCTATCGCCATACAACCATACCAAAAATGATTGGAATAGTCTCATCAGTAG ATACTTTTTGAACTGGGTTCGAAAGCATCCACCAAATTATCACCTGAGCAAAAAACGTTTCTACCCCGTGTTCGGCAAACGGAGCATTGAAGAGCATACCCATCCCGAAGATAAGTTCTTCCTGAGCCATCATCGCTCAACTCGACACGACTTGTACTTGCAGATTGAAAAGTTTCTCGATGC GAAGGGCAAACATGGTCACCACTGCGTTTTGCGAGCCCTTTGTGAAAGTGGACAGCGAAGGAATGCAAACGAACCGGACTCATTTTTGAAGGAGATTTTGAAGGCTGTTTTTAG TTTGCCAACGACGCACGAAACGCCCATTCATCACAAACATCGAATGTATGACGAAGCTCACGGTCATGAAGGAGATTGTGCGGAAAAGTTTTCGTTTTGTCAGGATAGTATATGGTCAGATAGTTTTATTTTCTGA